In Canis lupus dingo isolate Sandy chromosome 25, ASM325472v2, whole genome shotgun sequence, one genomic interval encodes:
- the LOC112669413 gene encoding 26S proteasome complex subunit SEM1 has translation MSEKKQPVDLGLLEEDDEFEEFPGEDWAGLDEDEDAHVWEDNWDDDNEEDDFSNQLRAELEKHGYMMETS, from the coding sequence ATGTCAGAGAAGAAGCAGCCGGTAGATTTGGGTCTCCTGGAGGAAGACGACGAGTTCGAGGAGTTCCCTGGCGAAGACTGGGCTGGTttagatgaagatgaagatgcaCATGTCTGGGAGGATAATTGGGATGATGACAATGAAGAGGATGACTTCTCTAATCAGTTACGAGCTGAACTAGAGAAACATGGTTATATGATGGAGACCTCATAG